GTGCGGAGGGTCTGGACGAGTGTGCGCCATGCCTCCCCGGAAGGAAGCACCGAGCGGAGCGAGGAGAGCGACTGCGTGGCGACGATGGGGATGCACCGGCACTGCCGCGTGAGCGCGAACGCCTTCTCGTCGCCCGAAGGGTCGTCCTGGCCCACGGTTGCAAACGCTTGGTACTCGTCGCAAATGAACACGGCGGGCCGCATGTAGCGGCCGGGACGGCGCGCGGCCTCGGCCGGACGGCGGAGCAGCGCCTGCATCCAAGCGTTCTTGAGCAGAACGCCGATGGCGCGGGCAAGCGCCGGATTCGCTCCGGCGGGCATGTTCAGGGCGAGGATCTTGCCTTCGTCGATCAGCTGTGCGAGCGGCGGCAGCCTCCGGCGCAAGCCCGGCACGGGTTGGCCGTTGCTGCTGGCATCGCGGTTCTCGGTGGGTGCGGATTCGGTGGGTGGCGGGGGGCAGAACACTCCGGCCACGTCCGGCTGGTCGAAGAGCGATAGAAACACACTGATGCCCTCGACGATCGAGGTGCGGAGCTTGGCGTCCAGCGCCATCCAGTCCTTGTCGTACCACCGCGCGATGGCCTCGACCTGTTCGATGACCTCCCGGCCCGCACCTCCTCCGGCCTCTTCCGTCTCGTAGCCGACGCCGAGTTCGTCGAGGCGGGATTCGAGTTCCGGGACGAGGCGGCACCCCACGTTGCCGGTGCCGGGCACGCGTTCCCACGCCCACTTCTCCAACGCCTGCGGGTGGGCGATCATGTCCTCTTGCGAGATGACGGCGCGGAGCGGACGTAGCCGGTCGGCCAGCTTCCGGGCCTCGCCGATCCTCCGCCCAAGGAGCTCCGCGTCCACGGTGCAGCGGTAGATGTCCCGGAGCGTGACCCAGCCGCCCGGCAGGAGCCGGTGAAGCTCGATGATCCACCGGACGAGGTTCGTGTACGCCTGTTGCCAAAACGGTTCACGGCTCTTGCCGAAGAGCTGGTTGATGAGGGACGCGACGCCGTAGGCCAGCGAGTAGGAGTCGAGGAGCGGGTCGTCGAGCGGGTTCCATTGGAGCGAGCCGCCGAGCCCGATCTCCATGTAGTCGTCGCCCCGTCCGGCATCGTCGAGGATCCTCCGAACCTGATGGCAGAAGTCCCCTTTGACTTCGAGCACGAGCGCGCCCGCGCGCTTGCGCGGATCGTCCGCCCGCCACGAGAGAAGCTGCCGGGCGAAGGGATACATGCAGCCGCTGGTCTTGCCGGTGCCGACCGCACCCACGATGAGCGTGCCGGTGTAGAGCCCCTTCTCGGGGACGACGAGCCAGGAGGGCCGGTCGCTCTCTCTCGCCACGGTCGGATGGTGCGTCTCGCCGATCACCACCGAGGGCGCGTCGTCCTTCGGCGACGTGGGCCACTCGGGCAGCCTGCCGCGCCGCCGGAACCTGAAGAGGGGCTGGAACCAGACCCGCCAGGCGGAGAGAACGACCGAGCCCGCAAGGATGACCGCGACGCCGGGCGCGGCGTAGTACCACAGGCGGATCGCGGTGTGGATGGCCGGATCGTTCTGGGCGATCAGGTCGAGATAGAGGTTGTCGCCGGGGCCTGGGAACGGCAGTTCGAGCGCGTGGGCGCCCGCCGTTCCGATGGCGGCTCCGATGACGGCGACGGTCGAGTTCTTCATCGGCGAAACACCCTTCCCGGAGGGATCGTTGGTACGGGAGCGACCCGGCGGGGCGGGCGGCATGGGCCTGCACATGCCGAACCGCCCCTATGCCGCACCGGGCATACCGAAGGGCCGGGTCGCTCCCGTCCACGGCCCGGAGAGGCGGATCGGCACCGGCGATCCGCGGGCCGTGGCCCAACCCCAAGCCGTCCGGCGGCTTGCGGAACCCGCGTTCCGCACGGTCGGGCGCGATTTCCCTGCACAAGCACCTCGATGTCGTTTTCACACCTACGGATCGGCAACGGGCTCCCCCGAACGGCGCTCAAATCCGGACCCCCGAAAGCCGGCTCGACCGCCACACCGAATGGGCGTCGATCGTGCCCCCGGGACGCGCCGACCGGAGCAGCTTCCGCATCTCGGCGATCCGGCGGAGGCAGGCCTGAAAGCCGCCCATGTCCGCAACCGCCTCGTCGTCCATGCCGAGGATGGCGCCCTCGATGCGCGCGACCTCGCGCCGCGCCGCGGCGACGGTCCCAGGCGGATGCGCGGGACGCGGAGCCGTGTCCGCATTGGTCCAGTTCCCAAGGATCGTCCGCGCCCGGTCAAGCGGTCTCGGGGCGCACGCGACCCCGACGGCCTCGACCGACAAGCCATCCTCCCTCAGCGCCTCCCAGAGCCTCCGGTGGCGGTGCCGCCACGAGTGGAGCGCCGTCGAGGTGTCGTAGCCGGGATCGGCGTGCACGAACACGGCGCGGCGGGAGTCCAGCGCCACGGGCATCCCGCGCGGGAAGTAGCGCCGCGCGCCCCCCACCGCGCCCCGGTAGACCCGGACGGGCATCAGGGAGCGGTCGATGCCGAGCGCCTGGAACGCGCCCACCTTCTCGGACTCGGTCGGCAACCAGGGCAGGCCCGGATGCTCGATGACGTAGTCGAACGAGAGCAGGCGGCGAACGGCCACCCCGGTCGAGGTGATCCTCCGAAAGCGGACATCCTCGGCACCGAGCGCCCGGTAGACGCCGCGCGCGCAGACGCGGCAGACCTTCAGGCCCCCGACCGTCTCCTCGGTCACCAGCCGCCGCTCCGTCAGGGCCTGCACGAGCCGTAGCACCTTGAAGCGGCTGGCCCCGAGCCAGTCCGAAAGCTGCGCGCGCGTGAACACGCCGCCGTGCAGGCTCGCCAGCGCGATCCACTCGGCACGGCGGCCCGTCAGGCCGAAGGGTTCCAGTGCCCGCTCGCGTCCCTTCAGATGAGCGATCATCGTCGGCTCACCTTTTCCGAGCCTTCATGGCTCGGGGAACCGCCGCGACCGCGAATGCACCGACACCGGGGGACGCTCCTCGGCGGGACCTCGAACTGCGTGGTTACGATCTTCATGCAGGTGAACCCGAACACGGTATCGGCAAGCCGCGCAAGGGAGTGGGGAATGGGCTATTTCCCACGTCACTACGGGATAACGGGTTGCCGGATCGGGGTTCGGCAAACCATCGCCAGTGACGGCTTGGCGCGAGCTTCTTGCCTCCCTGCGGAGGGGTGGCCCTGTCTGCTCGTCGAACCCGTGTTTTCGGCCTTCTCCATGCCCGAACGGTGGAGGAACGTTCTCGGGAAAGTCAAGTTGTAGGAAAGATCCTACAGTCCAAGGCGTTCCAAGGCGTTCCAGGGAGGGATCCGAGCTGTCGGACACCGCTGCCAGCGGCTTGGTTGAAGACCCCCGTCCGCTGCGCGCACAAGCCGCCTCGGCCGCGCTTCATCGACGGTGCCGTTCCGGCATCACGAACTGCCGTGCGCGGGGATCGTGAACTTGGACCCCGTCGCGCCAAGTTTGCTCGATGAGCTTCGGGTGAGCATCTTTCGTATCCCTGAGGTCGCGACGAACGCCCCAGGCGACTCCCTGCAACCCAAGTACTTGAGGACGATGCGGACGAGGATTCCCGCAGCCGACGCGAGCGGAGGCAAACCTGATCTCCGCTCGCTTCCGCGCTTGGCGGAACAGGAAGGCGCGAGGCGGTTCGATCGGATGCCGACGGCAGCCGCGGCACTGTTCTTGGCGGCGCTGGGGTCGTGCGATTCTGATCCGGTGATGGAGCCGGAACCGTCGCTGAGAATCGTGCCGGACTCCGCGACCCTGACGCACATCGGTGAGCGGTTCGCGTTCTCGGTTCGGGGCGGCGGCGGGCCGGAATCGGGTGCCGTGCGGTGGAGCAGCCGCGACACGACGGTGTTCGTGGTGGACACGGACGGCGTGGTGACGGCGCGCACCAACGGCACGGCGGGGCTGCTGGTAGAGCGGGCCAGGCAG
This window of the Candidatus Palauibacter australiensis genome carries:
- a CDS encoding TraM recognition domain-containing protein, giving the protein MKNSTVAVIGAAIGTAGAHALELPFPGPGDNLYLDLIAQNDPAIHTAIRLWYYAAPGVAVILAGSVVLSAWRVWFQPLFRFRRRGRLPEWPTSPKDDAPSVVIGETHHPTVARESDRPSWLVVPEKGLYTGTLIVGAVGTGKTSGCMYPFARQLLSWRADDPRKRAGALVLEVKGDFCHQVRRILDDAGRGDDYMEIGLGGSLQWNPLDDPLLDSYSLAYGVASLINQLFGKSREPFWQQAYTNLVRWIIELHRLLPGGWVTLRDIYRCTVDAELLGRRIGEARKLADRLRPLRAVISQEDMIAHPQALEKWAWERVPGTGNVGCRLVPELESRLDELGVGYETEEAGGGAGREVIEQVEAIARWYDKDWMALDAKLRTSIVEGISVFLSLFDQPDVAGVFCPPPPTESAPTENRDASSNGQPVPGLRRRLPPLAQLIDEGKILALNMPAGANPALARAIGVLLKNAWMQALLRRPAEAARRPGRYMRPAVFICDEYQAFATVGQDDPSGDEKAFALTRQCRCIPIVATQSLSSLRSVLPSGEAWRTLVQTLRTRIFLSLSDEASARIASEMCGSVMKTRASYTFTETTGRPEFSLLSGRAGGGRGTIGASKSFRRQREPVFTPREFSLLANHQAICLPYDGVKSLPATRVYLKPNYLPRETGYWRLREKGRI